One window from the genome of Pyrobaculum ferrireducens encodes:
- a CDS encoding SDR family oxidoreductase, producing the protein MLLKNRVSIVTAASRGIGAGVASVLAREGSNLVIAARSIGRLEELAKNLENQYGVSVVPVQADLTIREDIKKIVNTAIQNFGKVDILVYNTGPPKPGAFLELTEEDWDYGVRLLLMSAVWITRDVLPYMIERGWGRLIYITSSTLKQPIPTLTLSNVIRISLAGLIKTLAYQYGRYNILVNGIMQGYIDTERVREVAMARAQREGRRVEEILGELEKEIPLGRIGKPEEIGELVAFLASEKANYITGSLILIDGGRTLCI; encoded by the coding sequence ATGTTGCTTAAAAACCGCGTCAGTATCGTGACAGCTGCCAGCAGAGGCATTGGGGCAGGCGTCGCAAGCGTTCTCGCGAGAGAGGGGTCGAATTTAGTAATCGCCGCGAGAAGTATCGGCAGACTAGAGGAGTTGGCAAAAAATTTGGAGAATCAATATGGAGTCTCTGTAGTACCTGTACAAGCCGACTTGACAATTAGAGAGGATATCAAAAAGATTGTAAACACCGCGATTCAAAACTTTGGCAAGGTAGACATATTGGTCTACAACACTGGGCCGCCTAAGCCCGGCGCCTTTCTTGAGCTGACTGAGGAGGACTGGGACTACGGCGTAAGGCTTCTTTTAATGAGCGCCGTTTGGATAACCAGAGACGTCCTGCCGTATATGATAGAGAGGGGGTGGGGGCGACTTATCTACATCACCTCCTCTACGCTTAAGCAACCTATCCCCACGCTTACGCTATCTAACGTTATCAGAATTTCGCTGGCTGGCCTTATTAAGACACTGGCATACCAATATGGGAGGTACAATATCTTAGTTAATGGAATTATGCAGGGGTATATCGATACTGAGCGCGTGAGGGAGGTTGCTATGGCGAGGGCCCAGAGAGAGGGGCGGCGCGTTGAGGAGATACTGGGGGAGCTTGAGAAGGAGATCCCGCTTGGCCGGATAGGAAAGCCGGAGGAAATAGGGGAGCTGGTCGCCTTTCTGGCCTCGGAAAAGGCTAATTACATTACGGGATCTCTTATTCTCATAGACGGTGGGAGGACGCTATGTATATAA
- a CDS encoding 30S ribosomal protein S17e gives MGRVRPRYIKSLGEKLLEMYPDKFTDKFDENKKAVAELAEIPSKTVRNRVAGYITRLVKRRKAQEKAESSA, from the coding sequence ATGGGTCGCGTCAGACCTCGATATATTAAATCGCTGGGTGAAAAACTCCTTGAAATGTACCCAGATAAATTTACCGATAAATTTGATGAAAATAAAAAGGCGGTAGCCGAGCTCGCCGAGATCCCAAGTAAGACGGTGAGAAACCGCGTCGCTGGTTACATAACTAGACTTGTCAAGAGACGCAAAGCGCAGGAAAAGGCTGAATCCTCTGCTTAA
- a CDS encoding LSm family protein, which translates to MASDISKCFATLGATLQDSIGKQVLVKLRDSHEIRGILRSFDQHVNLLLEDAEEIIDGNVYKRGTVVVRGENVLFISPVP; encoded by the coding sequence ATGGCTTCGGATATATCTAAGTGCTTTGCCACGCTGGGAGCCACGCTACAGGACTCAATTGGAAAACAGGTGTTGGTAAAGCTAAGAGACAGCCACGAAATAAGGGGGATACTCCGCTCCTTTGACCAACATGTAAATCTGCTACTTGAAGACGCTGAGGAGATAATTGACGGAAATGTTTACAAACGCGGCACTGTGGTTGTAAGGGGAGAAAATGTGTTGTTCATATCGCCGGTGCCATGA
- a CDS encoding peptidylprolyl isomerase, with translation MTLAKGDYILLDYAVVSKDDGKVVETSQEAVAKEAGIYRPEEVYGPRLIILGETPLWEPVENALLSLDEGQEFEVEVPPEKAYGVRDPNKVKVVSIREFHRHGVIPSVGDVVDFEGQRARVVSISGGRVVLDFNHPLAGKTFIVKGRVVKKLNTVEERAVALLRLYLPRVSEEKIKVSLDGDVMTVILPAEVLLYERIGGILLQYTSEVSSKFQEVKKVRFVEEVELKS, from the coding sequence ATGACCCTGGCAAAGGGCGACTACATCCTCCTCGACTACGCAGTTGTTTCAAAAGACGACGGGAAGGTGGTGGAGACTAGCCAGGAGGCGGTAGCCAAGGAGGCTGGTATATACCGACCTGAGGAGGTATACGGGCCGCGGCTTATTATTCTCGGCGAGACGCCGCTGTGGGAGCCCGTGGAGAACGCCCTGCTTAGCCTAGACGAAGGTCAAGAATTCGAGGTGGAGGTACCCCCCGAGAAGGCCTACGGCGTAAGAGATCCTAACAAGGTCAAGGTTGTTTCTATTAGGGAATTTCACCGCCACGGCGTGATTCCCAGCGTGGGCGACGTCGTGGACTTCGAGGGGCAACGAGCGAGGGTGGTGTCTATCTCAGGTGGGCGGGTGGTGCTAGATTTCAACCACCCCCTGGCCGGGAAGACGTTTATAGTCAAGGGACGTGTAGTGAAGAAGTTAAACACCGTAGAGGAGCGGGCCGTGGCTTTGCTGAGGCTCTACCTGCCAAGGGTCTCCGAGGAGAAGATCAAGGTATCGCTAGATGGAGACGTCATGACAGTGATCCTCCCAGCCGAGGTTCTGCTATACGAGCGCATAGGCGGAATTCTGTTGCAGTACACCTCAGAGGTTTCTAGCAAGTTCCAGGAGGTGAAAAAGGTGAGATTTGTAGAAGAGGTGGAGCTTAAGTCCTAG
- a CDS encoding proteasome subunit beta codes for MTTTVGIVVRDGVILATDKRVTAGYYIAHKRGEKIWKIDDHVAATMSGGVADLQSVLSFLTLRAREYRMEHKKPIPISALVNYMSLILFYSRPYVYIVHSIIGGVDEGGAALYMIDWLGTVTRERYIATGSGSPYAKGALEVGYREDMSLEEAIDLAIKSVKAAIRNDPGSGEGIDVVVITKKEGFRRVFTTQQKIVLPEI; via the coding sequence ATGACGACAACCGTCGGCATTGTGGTAAGAGATGGGGTGATCCTGGCGACAGACAAACGAGTAACTGCTGGATACTACATCGCCCACAAGAGGGGGGAGAAAATCTGGAAAATAGACGACCACGTGGCGGCTACGATGTCCGGCGGCGTTGCAGATCTGCAGTCCGTGTTGTCGTTTCTTACTCTACGCGCCCGCGAGTACAGGATGGAGCACAAAAAGCCTATCCCGATAAGCGCCTTGGTGAACTACATGTCGCTAATCCTATTCTATTCACGTCCCTACGTCTACATCGTACATTCAATTATTGGCGGTGTCGACGAGGGGGGAGCGGCTCTCTATATGATAGACTGGCTGGGGACCGTCACCAGGGAGAGGTACATAGCCACCGGTAGCGGCTCGCCGTACGCCAAAGGCGCCCTGGAGGTGGGGTATAGAGAAGATATGTCGCTGGAAGAGGCCATCGACCTCGCTATAAAATCTGTCAAGGCGGCGATTAGAAACGACCCGGGCTCCGGGGAGGGGATTGATGTAGTTGTAATAACTAAGAAGGAGGGCTTCAGGAGGGTGTTTACAACACAGCAAAAAATAGTACTACCAGAGATATAA
- the eno gene encoding phosphopyruvate hydratase, producing the protein MQISDVWIRKVFTGRGDVTVEVELTVENPATGEVLTTRAAAPAGASRGLHEVAYFPEGGIDAALAAFEKLVAPEIVGLDVTEPYSVDGKLEEIDDTYRFEKIGGAVAIATSFATAEAGAASLGIPLFAFIGGAYARRLPLPLGNVIGGGKHSRGLGPDIQEFLVVPLSPPDIYTAVYANAEVHKRVLKQILKVDTSFTGGKNDEGAWTPRISSTTALKILKEVARDVGSEVGVEIGLGVDMAASSLWSGEKYIYKNEGVERSPHEQLQFVSRLIEEFDLIYVEDPFHEEDFQSFAELTEKFRDRLIVGDDLFVTNPERIREGGRARAATGVIIKPDQIGTLLRAHQAVQTARHFGMRIIVSHRSGDTEYRTLSHIAVGFGAEIIKTGIMGGERTAKLNELIRIGEYLGKWGAISRLHL; encoded by the coding sequence ATGCAGATTAGCGACGTCTGGATACGGAAGGTATTTACCGGCAGAGGGGACGTCACAGTAGAAGTCGAGCTGACAGTCGAGAATCCAGCTACCGGTGAGGTGTTGACAACCAGAGCCGCGGCGCCTGCGGGGGCCTCTAGAGGCCTCCACGAGGTTGCGTATTTCCCCGAGGGGGGCATCGACGCGGCTCTGGCCGCTTTCGAGAAGCTAGTAGCGCCTGAAATCGTCGGCCTGGACGTGACGGAGCCATACTCTGTGGACGGGAAGCTGGAGGAGATAGACGACACATACAGGTTTGAGAAAATCGGGGGGGCCGTGGCCATAGCCACATCATTTGCAACCGCAGAGGCGGGCGCCGCCTCGCTGGGCATCCCCCTATTTGCCTTTATAGGCGGAGCTTACGCAAGGCGGCTCCCGTTGCCTCTCGGCAACGTCATCGGCGGGGGCAAGCACAGCAGGGGGCTGGGCCCCGATATACAGGAGTTCCTCGTCGTGCCGCTTAGCCCCCCTGATATATACACGGCGGTGTACGCCAACGCCGAGGTACATAAACGCGTCCTCAAGCAGATACTCAAAGTAGATACCTCGTTTACCGGTGGGAAAAACGATGAGGGGGCTTGGACACCCCGTATATCGTCGACAACTGCCTTGAAAATTTTGAAAGAGGTGGCGAGGGATGTGGGTAGTGAGGTGGGCGTAGAAATCGGCCTCGGCGTTGACATGGCTGCCTCTAGTCTGTGGAGCGGCGAAAAATACATCTACAAAAACGAGGGCGTTGAGCGGAGTCCACATGAGCAACTACAATTTGTGTCTAGGCTAATTGAGGAGTTCGATCTCATATATGTGGAGGACCCCTTCCACGAGGAAGATTTCCAATCCTTCGCTGAGTTGACGGAGAAGTTTAGAGACCGCCTTATAGTGGGGGACGATCTCTTCGTGACAAACCCCGAGCGTATAAGAGAGGGCGGGAGGGCGAGGGCCGCCACTGGCGTGATTATAAAGCCGGATCAAATAGGCACGTTGCTCAGAGCGCACCAAGCGGTGCAGACAGCCAGGCATTTCGGCATGCGCATTATCGTGTCGCACAGGTCGGGCGACACCGAGTACAGGACTCTTTCACACATAGCCGTTGGGTTCGGCGCGGAGATCATCAAGACGGGGATAATGGGAGGGGAGAGAACCGCCAAGTTGAACGAGTTGATCAGAATCGGCGAGTACCTAGGCAAGTGGGGCGCGATCTCTCGACTCCATTTATGA
- a CDS encoding 50S ribosomal protein L2 has translation MGKRILVQRRGRGGSQFRSPSWKRDGPVRYPPLEALSGRGYVVDIVHEPGLNAPVARIETENGVEFLNYAAEGLYVGQVIEIGRGAPPKTGNIMILGEIPEGTMIFNVEKRAGDGGKFARSGGTYAVVVGQKPEENKTIIRLPSGRTVEVDSRGRATVGIVAGGGRIERPFLKAGKKYHRARAKAWKYPTVRGKAMSPYAHPHGGGSHQKGGTPVPRTAPPGQKVGFIGSKCTGRGCVRARAQQKQ, from the coding sequence ATGGGTAAGAGGATTTTAGTACAGAGGCGTGGAAGAGGAGGGTCTCAGTTCAGGTCGCCGAGCTGGAAGAGAGATGGCCCAGTGAGGTATCCGCCTCTGGAGGCCTTGTCCGGGAGGGGGTATGTAGTTGATATAGTGCACGAGCCGGGGCTCAACGCCCCCGTGGCGAGGATAGAAACTGAAAACGGCGTTGAGTTTCTAAACTACGCGGCGGAGGGACTCTACGTGGGGCAGGTAATTGAAATAGGCAGGGGGGCGCCTCCAAAAACCGGCAACATAATGATCCTTGGTGAAATTCCAGAGGGCACCATGATATTCAATGTTGAGAAGAGGGCGGGGGATGGGGGCAAGTTCGCGAGGTCGGGCGGCACCTACGCAGTGGTGGTGGGGCAGAAGCCGGAGGAGAATAAGACCATAATTCGGTTGCCCAGCGGGAGGACTGTGGAGGTGGACTCCAGAGGTAGGGCCACCGTGGGCATTGTGGCAGGTGGCGGCAGGATTGAGAGACCGTTTCTAAAAGCGGGGAAGAAGTACCACAGGGCTAGAGCGAAGGCGTGGAAGTACCCCACCGTCAGGGGCAAGGCGATGTCTCCATACGCGCACCCGCACGGCGGAGGTTCGCACCAGAAGGGCGGTACGCCTGTGCCGAGGACGGCGCCGCCGGGTCAGAAAGTCGGCTTTATTGGTTCGAAGTGCACCGGCCGCGGCTGTGTGAGAGCTAGGGCGCAGCAGAAACAGTAA
- a CDS encoding cytidine deaminase: MEELIEKAKEVIGNAYAPYSKFRVAAVVKTRSGKIYTGVNIENASYGLTVCAERVAVFKAVSEGDRDIEVVVVYTDTEEPTPPCGACRQVIAEFNPNALIIMASKKKVVESNLSQLLPNAFTGEKLRT, encoded by the coding sequence ATGGAGGAACTCATAGAGAAAGCTAAGGAGGTGATAGGTAATGCCTACGCTCCATATTCCAAGTTTAGAGTAGCCGCGGTGGTGAAGACCAGGAGTGGCAAGATTTATACGGGGGTAAACATAGAAAACGCATCTTACGGGCTGACCGTCTGCGCCGAGCGTGTTGCTGTATTTAAGGCGGTTTCCGAGGGGGATAGAGACATAGAGGTTGTCGTGGTGTATACAGACACGGAGGAGCCCACGCCCCCATGCGGAGCTTGTAGACAAGTAATTGCTGAGTTTAACCCAAATGCGTTGATAATAATGGCGAGCAAGAAGAAGGTGGTAGAGAGCAACCTCTCCCAGCTGTTGCCAAACGCGTTTACTGGAGAAAAACTACGCACTTAA
- a CDS encoding TFIIB-type zinc ribbon-containing protein: MSCPKCGSKDVMLLPTNEYVCKKCGHRWPMPQADYTWIEVEIKKAKLFEKYIDAPVDSCEELVSQLLKELDEKNARLLAAKILLQRAERRRTTPAELKKLYDDAERCFQ, translated from the coding sequence GTGTCTTGTCCCAAATGCGGCTCTAAAGACGTGATGTTGCTCCCCACCAACGAATATGTGTGTAAGAAATGCGGCCATAGGTGGCCAATGCCGCAGGCAGATTATACGTGGATAGAGGTGGAGATAAAAAAGGCGAAGCTTTTCGAAAAGTATATCGATGCGCCTGTGGATAGCTGTGAGGAGTTGGTATCCCAGCTTCTAAAAGAGCTTGATGAGAAAAACGCTAGGTTGCTGGCCGCTAAAATCCTACTGCAGAGAGCCGAGAGGCGTAGGACGACGCCAGCAGAGTTGAAAAAACTGTATGACGATGCAGAAAGGTGTTTTCAATGA
- a CDS encoding Mrp/NBP35 family ATP-binding protein, translating into MSVRVNIRGQAPAPGSLADALKNVKLKLVTISGKGGVGKSLVTTSIAVGFAMRGYKVGILDGDVYGPTVPKMLGLSDSTLYVDQKTNKIIPVVGPLGIKVVSIEFALPSDDTAVIWRAPLVNQTLRDFIAQVEWGPLDVLVVDLPPGTGDAPLTIAQSLQGGLDGSVIVTIPTEISRRIVLKSIDFSRKLNIRVAGVVENMCCFKCPDNGKVYYIFGKDAGRRIAEAAGVPFLGGIPIDPEFSQYLDSGRLHEFLAQDNETAKAILTISDKLIEMYKEKLSQQIAPREEKPKRISLLKLPGEEEEEDS; encoded by the coding sequence ATGTCGGTTAGGGTTAACATACGTGGCCAAGCCCCGGCGCCTGGCTCTCTCGCCGATGCGCTGAAAAATGTTAAGCTAAAACTAGTCACAATCTCCGGTAAGGGTGGTGTTGGGAAATCTCTTGTGACCACGTCAATTGCGGTAGGGTTCGCCATGAGGGGGTACAAGGTAGGTATCCTAGACGGCGACGTCTACGGGCCAACGGTTCCAAAAATGTTAGGCCTCTCCGACAGCACTTTATACGTCGATCAGAAGACTAATAAAATTATTCCAGTAGTTGGCCCCCTTGGGATAAAGGTTGTGTCTATAGAATTCGCTTTGCCGAGCGACGACACGGCGGTGATTTGGAGAGCCCCCCTCGTAAACCAGACGTTGAGGGACTTTATAGCACAGGTCGAGTGGGGGCCTCTCGACGTTTTAGTAGTTGATCTCCCCCCTGGCACTGGAGACGCCCCGTTGACAATTGCCCAGAGCTTGCAAGGCGGACTCGACGGAAGCGTTATTGTAACAATACCTACGGAAATATCCCGGAGAATTGTACTTAAGTCAATCGACTTCTCCAGAAAGCTCAATATTAGGGTAGCTGGCGTCGTTGAGAATATGTGTTGCTTTAAATGTCCAGATAACGGAAAGGTGTACTATATCTTTGGCAAAGACGCCGGGCGGAGAATAGCCGAGGCCGCCGGCGTGCCCTTCCTGGGGGGCATCCCAATAGATCCAGAGTTTTCGCAGTACCTAGACTCGGGGAGACTACATGAATTTCTAGCTCAAGATAACGAAACTGCAAAGGCTATATTAACTATTTCTGATAAACTGATAGAAATGTATAAAGAGAAGCTGAGCCAGCAGATCGCCCCCAGGGAAGAGAAGCCGAAAAGAATCTCCTTATTAAAGCTACCAGGCGAGGAGGAAGAGGAGGATAGTTAA
- the glyA gene encoding serine hydroxymethyltransferase — protein sequence MLPRDLEEVLNITLTHNMWRRRETINLIASENVMSPLAELVYLNDLAGRYAEGTVGSRYYQGTKYVDALEDALSRRFANVLGAKFVDVRPVSGTVANLATYYALVPESGTVASLPVKYGGHISHNNVGGLKALRIKAVELPWDLDNFNIDVDGARKVIEEKKPKLIITGASLYLFPHPVKEIAEIAKTVGAYVLHDSAHVLGLIIGGVFPNPLREGAHVITSSTHKTFPGPQGGLIATVSDDEVNSSIQRAVFPVFTSNYHLHRYAATYITLVEMELFGAEYAYRIRENARALAEALAEEGITPVAERQGFTKTHQVAVDVSKYGGGDKIALRLEEANIIVNKNALPWDKSVLKPSGIRIGVQEMTRFGMGRSEMREIARFIARVIKGEDTEAVRRDVVEFRKMYLEIKYGFKIDKELVDKFLGSLNLYT from the coding sequence ATGCTCCCGCGAGATCTTGAAGAGGTGCTAAACATAACGTTGACGCACAACATGTGGAGGAGGAGGGAGACCATAAACTTAATAGCAAGCGAAAACGTAATGTCTCCCCTAGCTGAACTAGTCTATTTAAATGATCTAGCGGGGAGATACGCCGAGGGCACCGTAGGCAGCAGGTATTACCAAGGCACTAAATACGTCGACGCATTGGAAGACGCCCTCTCTAGACGTTTTGCAAACGTCTTGGGGGCTAAGTTCGTAGATGTGAGACCCGTCTCGGGCACTGTCGCAAATCTGGCCACTTACTATGCGCTAGTTCCCGAGAGCGGCACCGTCGCCTCGCTACCTGTTAAATACGGCGGACATATAAGCCACAACAACGTAGGGGGGCTTAAGGCATTGAGGATAAAGGCTGTCGAGTTGCCGTGGGATCTAGACAATTTTAACATAGACGTCGACGGCGCCCGCAAAGTTATTGAAGAGAAGAAGCCAAAACTCATAATCACAGGGGCGTCTCTATACCTCTTTCCACACCCCGTGAAAGAAATTGCAGAAATCGCAAAAACAGTCGGCGCCTATGTACTCCACGACTCGGCCCACGTCTTGGGTCTAATTATAGGCGGTGTCTTCCCAAATCCTCTAAGGGAGGGCGCCCACGTAATTACTTCGTCTACTCACAAGACGTTTCCAGGTCCCCAAGGCGGGCTTATCGCGACGGTTTCAGATGATGAGGTAAACAGCTCAATTCAAAGGGCGGTGTTCCCCGTCTTTACGTCTAATTACCACCTTCATCGCTACGCCGCGACTTACATAACTCTGGTGGAGATGGAGCTGTTCGGCGCGGAGTACGCGTATAGAATTAGAGAAAATGCCAGAGCCTTGGCGGAGGCCTTGGCTGAGGAAGGCATAACGCCTGTCGCCGAGCGCCAGGGCTTCACAAAGACGCATCAAGTCGCTGTCGATGTTTCTAAATATGGCGGAGGAGATAAAATCGCTCTAAGGCTTGAGGAGGCGAACATTATCGTTAATAAAAACGCGTTGCCGTGGGATAAAAGCGTGTTGAAACCCAGCGGCATTAGAATCGGGGTGCAGGAGATGACGCGCTTCGGCATGGGGCGTTCCGAGATGCGAGAAATAGCTAGATTCATCGCCAGGGTAATCAAAGGCGAGGATACTGAGGCGGTTAGGCGCGACGTTGTTGAGTTCAGGAAGATGTATTTAGAGATAAAATACGGCTTTAAGATTGATAAGGAGCTCGTAGATAAATTCCTTGGTTCACTTAATTTATATACATAG
- the fni gene encoding type 2 isopentenyl-diphosphate Delta-isomerase: MGIEKRKDDHIYIASSEISQVGSAWFEEVVLIHNALPEMDISDVELSTRFLGASVKAPFGIGAMTGGTELAGKINAELAKAAEEFGIPIYVGSQRVALVKREVRWTFEVVKQNAPSVPKVANLGAPQLAELSEKELEAWVVEAVDMIDAYAIAVHLNAAQEVVQPEGEPNFRGVLEKLKIVKKAAGKPLIVKETGTGISKEVAARLSGIADAIDIGGFGGTSFVAIEGARAGESSLQRRLAETFRLWGIPTAASICEVRSAYAGYIIASGGIRSGLDGAKALAMGAHFFTMSQPLLKAALEGRLRGEIEAVIAELRTAMFLTGARTVRDLSLVPRVYGPRLRNWIEQRRLSC, from the coding sequence ATGGGCATAGAGAAGAGAAAGGACGACCACATCTACATAGCCTCTTCGGAAATTTCACAAGTCGGCTCTGCGTGGTTTGAGGAGGTTGTTTTGATACATAACGCCCTTCCAGAGATGGACATCTCCGATGTGGAGCTGAGCACTCGTTTTCTAGGCGCTTCAGTAAAGGCTCCGTTTGGAATAGGGGCGATGACTGGGGGGACGGAGCTTGCGGGGAAGATAAACGCCGAGTTGGCGAAAGCCGCGGAGGAGTTCGGCATACCTATCTACGTGGGCTCCCAGAGGGTGGCGCTGGTGAAGAGGGAGGTTAGGTGGACGTTTGAAGTAGTTAAGCAAAACGCCCCGTCGGTGCCTAAGGTGGCAAATCTCGGCGCTCCACAACTGGCCGAGCTTTCAGAAAAAGAGCTTGAGGCGTGGGTTGTGGAGGCCGTGGATATGATAGATGCGTATGCAATTGCTGTGCATCTAAACGCGGCTCAAGAGGTGGTGCAACCAGAGGGTGAGCCGAATTTCAGGGGGGTGCTGGAGAAGTTGAAGATTGTCAAGAAAGCCGCAGGTAAGCCTCTTATCGTAAAGGAGACCGGCACCGGCATTTCGAAGGAGGTGGCGGCGCGGCTGTCGGGAATCGCAGATGCTATAGACATCGGGGGATTCGGCGGAACGTCTTTCGTTGCGATAGAGGGCGCCAGAGCTGGAGAATCGTCGTTGCAGAGGAGACTTGCAGAGACGTTTAGGCTCTGGGGGATACCCACGGCGGCTTCTATATGCGAAGTGAGGTCGGCATACGCAGGATACATAATTGCATCTGGCGGGATTAGAAGCGGCTTAGATGGCGCGAAGGCCTTAGCGATGGGCGCCCACTTCTTCACGATGTCCCAACCTCTATTAAAGGCGGCGCTTGAGGGTCGGTTGCGGGGCGAAATTGAGGCTGTAATCGCCGAGTTGAGAACCGCCATGTTTCTAACAGGCGCCCGCACCGTGCGGGATTTGTCGCTGGTGCCGCGTGTATATGGGCCAAGGCTTAGAAATTGGATTGAGCAGAGGCGCCTATCTTGTTAA
- a CDS encoding 50S ribosomal protein L37e, with translation MKGTPSMGKHSKGKTHIRCPRCGRHSYNVTKGYCASCGWGRSKRLRKYSWAK, from the coding sequence ATGAAGGGCACGCCCTCAATGGGTAAGCACAGCAAGGGAAAGACCCATATTAGATGTCCGCGTTGTGGCAGACATTCATATAACGTCACGAAGGGGTACTGCGCCTCCTGTGGATGGGGCAGATCTAAAAGATTAAGGAAGTACAGCTGGGCGAAGTAA
- a CDS encoding cyclic pyranopterin monophosphate synthase MoaC — protein MIVDVSKKPDVYRYARASASASVQICNTAAAVRAAVVASRYLPFLHPLPLTASAWCRDGRLYVEGFTEWQTGVEMDVLFGALVGLIGSGAVKIEDLAVEIKLKNLAQALSEAALTETALVREGGLTASAYGVMKMKNYNVVKGPVEKGHPIYAAQTAAALNAKRLCELIGGPCPSIQYLKIDIDVRESVEVSVSIKARDFTPAPEALFATGVALLTIWDMAKKYEKDDSGQYPNTHIKLLRLE, from the coding sequence ATGATTGTTGACGTTTCTAAAAAACCAGACGTCTATAGATATGCAAGAGCTTCCGCAAGCGCCTCAGTGCAGATATGCAACACAGCCGCCGCGGTGAGAGCCGCCGTTGTGGCTAGTAGATACCTCCCGTTTTTACACCCCCTCCCCCTCACAGCGTCGGCGTGGTGTAGAGACGGTAGGCTATACGTAGAGGGGTTTACTGAGTGGCAGACAGGCGTCGAGATGGACGTCCTCTTTGGCGCCCTGGTAGGCTTAATCGGGTCGGGGGCTGTGAAGATAGAGGACTTGGCAGTAGAGATAAAGCTAAAAAACTTGGCGCAAGCGCTGAGCGAAGCGGCACTTACAGAGACGGCCCTTGTGAGAGAAGGGGGTTTAACGGCCTCTGCCTACGGGGTGATGAAAATGAAGAACTACAACGTGGTGAAGGGCCCCGTGGAGAAGGGCCACCCCATCTACGCCGCGCAGACTGCGGCGGCTCTCAACGCCAAAAGACTGTGCGAACTTATAGGAGGGCCCTGTCCCTCTATACAATATCTCAAGATAGATATAGACGTCAGAGAGAGCGTCGAAGTGAGCGTGTCTATAAAGGCGCGGGACTTCACGCCCGCGCCTGAGGCGTTGTTTGCAACCGGCGTGGCCCTCCTCACGATATGGGACATGGCGAAGAAGTATGAAAAAGACGACAGTGGTCAATATCCAAATACACACATCAAGTTGCTCCGTCTAGAGTAG
- a CDS encoding MarC family protein: MLTDLLASIVVLYVVVDPIGNIPLFMAVTSKLDATRRRKVLITSVAVATTILALFAVFGISFLSYFGVGIGDFMVASGLVLTAFSLYYLLRPYEQGAVSEGVEIAVVPLAVPFLAGPASISYVLVVSSHIGPLLALVVVAAASFLTLITLMASSLLTRLLGVLGIRVLEKIMLILSVAIGISLVRRGILMWIA, encoded by the coding sequence ATGTTAACAGATCTCCTAGCTTCTATAGTGGTGTTATACGTGGTGGTGGACCCAATAGGCAATATCCCCCTCTTCATGGCCGTCACTTCTAAACTAGACGCAACACGCAGACGAAAAGTGTTGATAACCTCCGTCGCCGTTGCAACTACGATTCTTGCGCTCTTCGCTGTTTTTGGCATTAGCTTTCTTAGTTACTTTGGGGTTGGTATTGGCGACTTTATGGTTGCGAGCGGTCTTGTTCTCACCGCGTTTTCACTATACTACCTTCTGAGGCCTTACGAACAAGGCGCAGTTTCTGAAGGCGTGGAGATAGCCGTGGTGCCTCTGGCAGTGCCATTCCTGGCCGGGCCTGCCTCAATTTCGTACGTCTTGGTAGTTTCAAGCCATATAGGCCCCCTACTTGCCCTTGTGGTGGTGGCCGCGGCGTCTTTTCTTACGTTAATTACTCTAATGGCCTCTAGCCTCTTGACAAGGTTGTTGGGAGTTCTTGGAATTAGGGTGCTTGAAAAAATTATGTTAATCCTGAGCGTCGCCATAGGCATCTCGCTTGTGCGTAGAGGCATATTGATGTGGATTGCGTAA